One Oncorhynchus kisutch isolate 150728-3 linkage group LG11, Okis_V2, whole genome shotgun sequence genomic region harbors:
- the LOC109900074 gene encoding cytochrome c oxidase assembly factor 3 homolog, mitochondrial-like translates to MSDQKPTVDPEVPFAKRIDPNKEDLTRDEFYFIRQVELAQWKKKSQQLRGRNIATGLGIGAIVMGIYAYTFYSVKQEKIMDELDEEAKIRGAKTGAN, encoded by the exons ATGTCTGACCAGAAACCAACGGTGGATCCTGAAGTCCCCTTTGCCAAGAGAATAGATCCAAACAAAGAGGATCTTACCAGGGACGAGTTCTACTTTATCAGACAAGTGGAGCTCGCGCAATGGAAGAAGAAATCGCAGCAACTGAGGGGCCGTAATATTGCAACAGGACTTGGTATCGGAGCCATTGTAATGGGAATTT ATGCCTACACGTTTTACTCAGTGAAACAGGAGAAGATCATGGATGAGCTGGATGAGGAGGCCAAGATAAGAGGGGCAAAGACAGGTGCCAACTGA